From a single Candidatus Saccharimonadales bacterium genomic region:
- a CDS encoding DNA-3-methyladenine glycosylase 2 family protein: protein MDIDSAAKHFAKTDPIMARLAVTALAKDSGFELPAKRPADLYFRSLLSSIVSQQLSTKAADTIWNRFEALAGQPTPKNVITIPHNKLRAVGMSHAKARYVLGLADDVAAGRLKLDDIDKLDDEAVIGRLVSVKGIGRWSAEMFLMFTLARPDVFSLGDLGLLRSVEELYGRPGITPVELDTLSRAWAPHRTSAALLLWHSRDNKPKV, encoded by the coding sequence ATGGATATAGACTCAGCGGCTAAACACTTTGCCAAGACTGATCCGATTATGGCCCGATTGGCTGTAACGGCTCTGGCTAAGGACTCCGGTTTTGAACTGCCCGCCAAGCGGCCGGCTGATTTATATTTCCGGTCGTTGCTAAGCTCAATCGTCAGCCAGCAGCTGTCAACCAAGGCGGCCGATACCATCTGGAATCGGTTCGAGGCCCTGGCCGGGCAACCGACGCCCAAAAACGTGATAACTATCCCCCACAACAAACTTCGGGCTGTCGGTATGAGCCACGCCAAAGCTCGTTACGTACTGGGTTTGGCCGACGATGTGGCCGCCGGGCGTTTAAAACTAGACGATATTGATAAATTGGACGATGAGGCGGTGATCGGACGCTTGGTGAGCGTCAAAGGCATCGGGCGCTGGTCGGCCGAGATGTTTTTGATGTTCACCTTAGCTCGGCCCGATGTCTTTAGTCTGGGTGATCTTGGCTTACTGCGGTCGGTCGAGGAGCTGTACGGCCGGCCCGGGATAACGCCAGTTGAGCTGGATACGCTATCCCGGGCCTGGGCGCCGCACCGCACATCGGCCGCTCTGCTTCTCTGGCACAGTCGGGACAATAAACCAAAGGTCTAA